The following DNA comes from Irregularibacter muris.
TTATTAATCCTATAGTAAATACAAGGGGGACGACAAATGTTTAAGCATATTATTGATCAAGACGTAGAATTAAGACTATTAGATAATCACCATGCAGAAGTTATATTTCAATCTATTGATTCTTGTAGAGAGCATTTAAGAGAATGGTTACCTTGGGTAGATGGCACCAAAACTGTAGAAGACACAAAAAGCTTTATTGAAATGACAAAAAAGCAATTTGCATCTAATGAAGGATTTCAAACAGGAATATGGTACCAAGGGGAGTTTGCAGGCATTATTGGATATCATGGAATCAATTGGGCAAATAAATCGGTAAGTATCGGCTATTGGATGGATGAAAGATATATAGGAAAAGGGATTATGA
Coding sequences within:
- a CDS encoding GNAT family N-acetyltransferase encodes the protein MFKHIIDQDVELRLLDNHHAEVIFQSIDSCREHLREWLPWVDGTKTVEDTKSFIEMTKKQFASNEGFQTGIWYQGEFAGIIGYHGINWANKSVSIGYWMDERYIGKGIMTKACKAFVDYAFYGYKLNRVEIRCAQGNDKSRAIPGRLGFHEEGIIRESEWLYDHYVDHVVYGMLDREWK